The Carassius gibelio isolate Cgi1373 ecotype wild population from Czech Republic chromosome A19, carGib1.2-hapl.c, whole genome shotgun sequence genome segment GTGTAGAAAATACCTTTTTTTCTGTTGCATTTACTTcaacttgagctacaggaaacaGTAAAATTGACAACAGGAAACGTACAATAAGGAGATTCAACAAAAAAAGCAACTTACATCCATGTTTCCTTTGAATCTGTCCTCTAATATCCCCATAGCAGGCAGTTTACCAGATCCTTAAAATCCAGAAACAGCTGTCATTATTCACTTGAGAATTGATCACACATGCAAAAATCTGCATGAATTTCCATTGTGAAAGAAGAACAAGTAACATTCAAGAAAATGTTAAATGTGCAGCATTATTTTCAGAAATGCATATTGATCTAAATTAGCACATTCTTAACTAATAAGTTTATCAAATGGATGTCACATACCCATGGCTAGATATGGCACCTTGTCTATGCTCCCGTAAGGGCCAACCGTATACAGGTGACTTCCAGTGCAGTCAACACCCCCTAAAATGATATGAGCTCCAATCATACCTCGATACCTGAGAAACATTATCATAAGCAATTAAACATCAGAGAGATATCACATAAAACACAGCCTTATACTGCAAtggtacaaacaaacacacacgatCTTGCAATGTTTGTGTGATGTTAACAGGTGGAGATAAGTCTGCACACACCTGAAGAGCATGTCTTGTAGTATGTTAACGGCCATGACGACTCTTGGGTTCCTGCCGCTGTTCATGGAGAAAATGGTGAGGTTTGATGACAGCATATCTGTCGTCTTCTCTGTATCCGCAGCTGTTCCTGCTCCACAAcaactaacaaaaataaaaaagcatgattttatgattatttactttataaatgaTGTACATCtgacattcagttttttttaaaagccCACTTTTTAATCCTTACTGTTACTTACTATATGTTGGGTGCAATGTAGTGAATCTTGGCACACATTTTATCTGCCACTACTTCATCAGAGGTGGCTCTTGTGTCAGCTCCCAGAACTACACCatcctacacacacagacacacacacacacacacgtttagtcTGACAGACAATATACAACAAATTAGCAAGTTTTGATATTCTTGTTACCTTATAAACCACTCCAGCAATGGTGGTGCctgttttcatgggagtcggtgCCTTGATTTTACCCTCTTCTGAGCCATTTTCCAGTACAATGTTTCTAAATGAAGGAGATTTGTGCATCACATAGAAGATAACGTCAgggcatacttttaaaaagttttgatCTATGAAGAATcgattctaaaaataaaaaaagattctaaAAGTCAAGGCACGTTTTCTTTTTGAAGAGAAAGACATGAAGTCTGAAGATACTTTCACTTTGGTTTCGACGCCATGAAACAATGGTTATAACGACGCAAGAATAATTTTCTAGATTTTACGCACAGCGTTATCATAACATAACTGTATCAAGCCTAATTCCTTCTTACCTTGTGGAATTTTCGAAGTTAAATCCAGACACAGCAGGTTCGAGGACGTTGGAAAGTGCCATGTCTTAAATCTAACCGGGAACTGTTCTCTTCATGCAGTGCGCCTCGCTGACGCTAGTCTCGCTGTTTCAGACGAGCGTGCGCACAGTCACTGCCGGGCGCGTACGCGACGTTTATCCACAATTAATACATCTACTTTTTAATAATGGACCGCCATCATTCACACTCACAAATCAAAGGTGTCAGCACCGGCGTAAGTAACCTTATTTATCGTGTTTTAAGTGATTAAAGCCTTTCGCGTCGCTTGTTGCGCTGACgcgaaaatgattttaaatgcgCATCGGCGATCAGGCAGGTGCTGTTTATCTTATCGCCTcatacaatattataaaatactcGTTTAAATATCGTACAATATCCATCTGCGTTGATGGGAATCTGCAGTTTAACTGTAACCTAGCCTAAAGTTACTTTCGCTTTCGTGGATAGGCATTGTGGCATTGTCATGGCGAGGATATGTCCATTATCATTTAGAGgtgtttatagttttatttatggACTGTCGCATAAAGTCATACTTAGTTTACAAACTTTTGTATAGCATAAAGTAATGGGAGAGGATGGTGGGATAAAGTAGGCTAAGCTTCCCCctcgaatttttttttgttttgttttggccaTAGATGTCACTAAATCTCACCTCAACACATTTATTAAATGGCtgtgcttttttaattttttatttaacatcagTACTTGTGAGATATATTAGACCTGAGCAGTTAAAAAGTCATTGAATAATTgtgatatgtatgtgtgtatattatgCTGGACATTGAAaggtattttatgtttattgttaaTTGGGGGATTTGTGTACACAGTAATACGTTTAGATTTCTGTGgtgtattattgtttattttataattatataatgcatgttataattaatataatgttatattatagaTATAATATACTTTTACTTTCAAACAAATATAAATGGCAATTACTTGgattaattttgatttatttttctatttataagACCACCATTCTTGCTGTCAAGTTCAATGGAGGAGTTATCATCGGGTCTGACTCCAGAGCTTCTATGGGAGAGTGAGTATTTTCCAACAAATTGTTCATTCTCATAAGACACACTTATACCTCTCATAACTACAATATGACCTTTACCTACAGATCGTATGTGTCATCAAAAACCATCAACAAGCTGATCCAGGTGCATGATAGAATATTCTGCTGCATCGCTGGATCACTGGCTGATGCACAAGCTGTTACCAAAATGGCCAAATTCCAGCTGTCTTTTCACAGGTCCGTAGGATTTTTGCAGCATCCCAATGAAAAGTTAAGTCATAGTGTTTATAGTGACTATAAAATCACTCTGTCTGTAGCATTCAGATGGAATCTCCTCCTTTGGTAAAAGCTGCTGCCTCCATCATGAGGGAACTTTGCTATAGCAATAAGGAAGAGCTGCAGGCAGGCTTCATCACAGCGGGATGGGACAGGAAGAAGGGACCCCAGGTGATGCCCTGCCAAACACAAACTAAGACCATAATACAGTTCTCTATCACAGTCACAAGTGACTCTCAGATTTATTGTATGCATGTAAATGGATAACAAATATTGAATAGAATCCTATAATCCTGTTCCTggagctcaactggtagagcattgcgttagcaagcaagctagcgcaaggttgtgggttcgattccccgggaacacatgataggtaaaaattgatagcctgaatgcattgtaagccgctttggataaaagcgtctgctaaatgcataaatttaaatttaaatttttacattattaaaactaACAGTGTATTTGCACTGAAAAAGAGTGCAAAAGAGCTGGTGAAGTacagaaatatgataatattgtctgtttattcaaatatgtgaccctggaccacaaaaccagtgataagggtaattttttttaaattgagatgtatacatctttcatctgaaagttgaataaatatgtgttccattgatgtatggtttgttggacaatatttggccgagataaaactatttgaaatctggaatctggcggtgcaaataaaaaaaaaatctaaatattcagaaaatcacctttaaagttgtccaaactaagttcttagcaatgcatattactgatcaaaaattaagtttcaat includes the following:
- the psmb12 gene encoding proteasome 20S subunit beta 12, which gives rise to MDRHHSHSQIKGVSTGTTILAVKFNGGVIIGSDSRASMGESYVSSKTINKLIQVHDRIFCCIAGSLADAQAVTKMAKFQLSFHSIQMESPPLVKAAASIMRELCYSNKEELQAGFITAGWDRKKGPQIYVVSLGGMLLSQPFTIGGSGSTYIYGYVDAKFKPDMSLEEATQFSTNALALAMGRDNVSGGVVHLVVITEAGAKHIVVPGDKLPKFHDE
- the psmb13a gene encoding proteasome 20S subunit beta 13a, which encodes MALSNVLEPAVSGFNFENSTRNIVLENGSEEGKIKAPTPMKTGTTIAGVVYKDGVVLGADTRATSDEVVADKMCAKIHYIAPNIYCCGAGTAADTEKTTDMLSSNLTIFSMNSGRNPRVVMAVNILQDMLFRYRGMIGAHIILGGVDCTGSHLYTVGPYGSIDKVPYLAMGSGKLPAMGILEDRFKGNMDLEEAKALVSDAIHAGIMSDLGSGNNIDLCVITKEGVDYIRPHRESIYNYKRQAKYKYKPGTTPVLTKSVNQLELELVHETVQMMETAGSS